CCGGCGGACGCCTACACGGTGGGTGCGTCCGGCCTCGCCTTCGGCTGGCTGGCCTTCCTGCTGGTGCGCGGGATCTTCAACCGCAGCGCCGGGCAGCTGATCGTGGCCGCGGTACTGCTGTTCCTCTGGGGCGGCATGCTCTGGGGCCTGCTGCCTGGCAACCCGGGGATCTCCTGGCAGGGCCACCTGTTCGGGGCGCTGGCCGGTGTCCTCGCCGCCTGGCTGGTGGCAAGGGCGGACCGCGCCAGGGGGCGCAAGCAGGCGGGTGGCCCGCCCGCGCCCGGTAATCTCGGGGCGTGAGCCCAAGCCCGGATGCCCCGATCGGCGTGTTCGACTCCGGCGTCGGCGGCCTGACGGTGGCCCGCGCCCTGCTCGAGCAGCTGCCCGCCGAGCGGCTGCGCTACGTCGGGGACACCGCGCACAACCCCTACGGCCCGCTGCCCATTGCTCGGGTCCGCGAACTGGCGCTGTCCGCGCTGGACGGGCTGGTGGCGGACGGGGTGAAGGCGCTGGTGATCGCCTGCAACACGGCCTCGGCCGCCTGCCTGCGGGACGCGCGGGAGCGCTACGACGTGCCGGTGATCGAGGTGGTGCTACCCGCCGTGCGCAGGGCGGTCGCGGCGACCCACTCCGGGCGGATCGGGGTGATCGGCACCGAGGGCACGGTGCGATCCCGGGCCTACGACGACGCCTTCGCCGCGGCCAGGGACGTGTGGGTGAGTACCGTGGCCTGCCCCCGGTTCGTGGACTTCGTGGAGCGCGGGATCACCTCCGGGCGGCAGGTGCTCGGCCTGGCGCAGGGCTACCTCGAACCGCTGCTACGGGCGGAGGTGGACACCCTCGTGCTCGGCTGCACGCACTACCCGTTGCTCACCGGTGTGCTGCAGATCGTCATGGGCCAGGACGTGACGTTGGTCTCCAGTGCGGAGGAGACCGCGAAGGACGTCGTGCGGGTGCTCACCGAGCGGGATCTGCTGTCCGACCGGGACATTCAGCCCCAGCACGAGTTCGTGGCGACCGGTTCGCCCGAACCGTTCACCCGGCTCGCCCGGCGGTTCATGGGCTTCGCGCCGGGTGTGCTGGCTCCCGTTGCCGGGTGAGGACTTGTTCCGGCGCATAGGGTGTCGGGCGTGCGACTGACCATTCTCGGCTGTGCGGGCAGCATTCCGGGCCCGCATGCGGCGGCATCGGGTTACCTGGTTGAGGCGGACGGATTCCTGCTCGGCCTCGAGCTCGGCAACGGCACCCTGGCCGAACTGCAGGCCCTGCGGGATCCGTTCGAGCTGGATGCGCTGCTCCTCTCGCATCTGCACCCGGATCATTGCGCCGACTTCAGCGCGCTGACCGTGCTGCGCCGCTACCATCCGGCCGCGCCGTACGACCGGCGCCCGCGCAGGTTGCCGGTGTACGGCCCCGCGGAGACGCCGGCACGGCTGGCCAACGCCTACGCGCCGCACGAGTCGGAGCGGCAGGAGACCGATCTGTCCGACGTGTACGAGTTCCACCCGCTCTCCACCACGGCCAGGACGATCGGGCCGTTCGAGGTGACCTGCTTCCCGATGGATCATCCGACGGAGGCATTCGGGGTCCGGATCAGCCATGGCGGCCGGACCCTGGCCTACACCGGCGACACCGGTCCGTGCGCCGCGGTCGAGGACCTGGCCAGGGATGTGGACCTGCTGCTTGCCGAGGCGTCCTGGACGGACTCGCCCGCCCGGCCGCCGGGGGTGCATCTCTCCGGCAGGCAGGCGGGCGAGCTGGCCAGGCTGGCAGGCGCCCAGCGGTTGCTGCTGACCCATATCGCCCCGTGGACCGACCCGGCCGCGGTGCTTGCCGAGGCCGAGGCGGAGTTCCCCGGCGCGCTGGTGGCCGAGCAGGGCGCCGTCTACGAGGTCTAGACGCGGTCGGCCAGGTAGTCGTCCCACAGCTCGTCGAAGTACGCCTTGAACAGCAGCAGCATGCTGGTGGTGCCGCCGGGCAGGTCGAACTCGGCGAGGTCGTAGGCCAGTTCGGCACCCTTGCGGCTGGGTGTGGGATTGGTGACGTCGGTGAACCAGTCCAGGAAGGTGAGCTGCTCCTGCTCACCGGGCTCGACCGGCGGGGAGAGGATGTCCAGCAGCATCGGCCGGTTGCGCAGCGTCCACCGGTAGAACTCGGAGAAGGCGAAGAACCGCTGTTCCACCGCGGTCGCGGTCTGCCCGTGCACCTCCTCGGCGAGGGCAACGCCGTGCTCGGTTGAGGCCTGCTCGGCCTCGCTCCAGGCGCGGTCGTGCGCGGAGCGGTTGCGCAGCTCGCCGCCGGCCAGCCGGGTCAGGTAGTTCGCCCACAGCTGCGAGCCGGGGTTGCCGAAGGTGTCCTCGCCGCGGCCGAGCGCGATGGCGATCCCGCGCTCGATGCCCTCGACGATCCCGGCGTCCACATAGGATACCCAGGTGCCCGGCGCGCCCATACCGTTGTCCCGGAAGAAGTCGATGATGCCCTCGATGTTGCCCCAGCGCGGGGCATAGCCGGGGACGACCTCCGCGGCGGGTCCGCTGGACATCAGCTGGACGAACTCCAGCCGCTGCGACATCGACATCAGGTTGATCTCCTCGGCCGTGCAGTCGAGCGCGGCCGCGCAGTCGGCGGGGCCGCGGTGCTCGGCCGCCGAGGTGACGGCCGGTGCACCGGCGAGGCACAGGGCGGTGATCAACGCCGTGGCGACGGCGGACCGCATGCGAGTCATCTGACCTCCTTCGAAAGTGATCAGCGGGACTCTACTGGTCCAGGCCGCGCCGGACGGGTTTCTTCAGTGATTTCGATGTGGGTTTAGAGTGCACCCGTGGCGCGAAAAGACGGCAGGAACGACGACCAGCTCCGCGAGGTACGGATCACCCGCGGATTCCAGCAGTGGCCCGCGGGCTCGGTGCTCATCGAGTTCGGCGACACCAGGGTGCTCTGCGCGGCCAGCGTGACCGAGGGTGTCCCGCGGTGGCGCAGCGGCTCCGGGCTGGGCTGGGTCACCGCCGAGTACGCGATGCTGCCATCGGCCACCAACACCCGCAGTGACCGGGAGTCGGTGAAGGGCCGGATCGGCGGGCGCACGCACGAGATCAGCAGGCTGATCGGGCGGTCCCTGCGGGCCTGCATCGACCTGGCCGCGCTCGGGGAGAACACGATCGTGATCGACTGCGACGTGATCCAGGCCGACGGCGGCACCCGGACCGCGGCGATCACCGGGGGCTACGTGGCGCTGGCCGACGCGATCACCTGGCTCGCCGCCGCAGGCAGGCTCGCCGACCCGAAGCCGCTTTCGGCAGCGGTGTCCGCGGTGAGCGTCGGCGTGGTGGACGGCAGGGTACGGCTGGACCTGCCCTACGAGGAGGATTCGCGGGCCGAGGTGGACACCAACGTGGTGGCCACCGATGCGGGCACCCTGATCGAGGTGCAGGGCACCGCCGAGGGTGCCACCTTCACCCGGTCTACTTTGGACAAGATGCTGGACGTGGCGCTCGCCGGATGCGCGGAGCTTGCCCGCAAGCAGGAGGAGGCGCTCGCGCTGCCGTATCCCGGTGAGCTGCCGGAGCCGCAACCAGCGGGGAAGAAGTCGAAGGGCACCAAGTGAGCAAACTGCTGCTGGCCACCCGTAACGAGGGCAAGCTGACCGAGCTGCGCCGGATCCTGGCGGCCGAGGGCATCGAGGGCCTGGAGGTGCTCGGGCTGGCCGATGTGACGGAGTTCGAGGAGGTCGCCGAGACCGGCGCGACCTTCGAGGAGAACGCGCTGCTCAAGGCGCGTGCCGCCGCGGAGGCCACCGGGCTGCCCAGCGTCGCGGACGACTCCGGCCTGGTGGTGGACGCGCTGAACGGCATGCCGGGTGTGCTGTCCGCGCGCTGGTCCGGCCGGCACGGCGACGACAAGGCCA
The sequence above is drawn from the Amycolatopsis aidingensis genome and encodes:
- the murI gene encoding glutamate racemase — its product is MSPSPDAPIGVFDSGVGGLTVARALLEQLPAERLRYVGDTAHNPYGPLPIARVRELALSALDGLVADGVKALVIACNTASAACLRDARERYDVPVIEVVLPAVRRAVAATHSGRIGVIGTEGTVRSRAYDDAFAAARDVWVSTVACPRFVDFVERGITSGRQVLGLAQGYLEPLLRAEVDTLVLGCTHYPLLTGVLQIVMGQDVTLVSSAEETAKDVVRVLTERDLLSDRDIQPQHEFVATGSPEPFTRLARRFMGFAPGVLAPVAG
- a CDS encoding MBL fold metallo-hydrolase codes for the protein MRLTILGCAGSIPGPHAAASGYLVEADGFLLGLELGNGTLAELQALRDPFELDALLLSHLHPDHCADFSALTVLRRYHPAAPYDRRPRRLPVYGPAETPARLANAYAPHESERQETDLSDVYEFHPLSTTARTIGPFEVTCFPMDHPTEAFGVRISHGGRTLAYTGDTGPCAAVEDLARDVDLLLAEASWTDSPARPPGVHLSGRQAGELARLAGAQRLLLTHIAPWTDPAAVLAEAEAEFPGALVAEQGAVYEV
- the rph gene encoding ribonuclease PH; translation: MARKDGRNDDQLREVRITRGFQQWPAGSVLIEFGDTRVLCAASVTEGVPRWRSGSGLGWVTAEYAMLPSATNTRSDRESVKGRIGGRTHEISRLIGRSLRACIDLAALGENTIVIDCDVIQADGGTRTAAITGGYVALADAITWLAAAGRLADPKPLSAAVSAVSVGVVDGRVRLDLPYEEDSRAEVDTNVVATDAGTLIEVQGTAEGATFTRSTLDKMLDVALAGCAELARKQEEALALPYPGELPEPQPAGKKSKGTK
- the rdgB gene encoding RdgB/HAM1 family non-canonical purine NTP pyrophosphatase, which gives rise to MSKLLLATRNEGKLTELRRILAAEGIEGLEVLGLADVTEFEEVAETGATFEENALLKARAAAEATGLPSVADDSGLVVDALNGMPGVLSARWSGRHGDDKANLELLLAQLADVPDERRGAGFVCAAALVVPGGGETVVYGDWGGEIAWEPRGTNGFGYDPIFVPEGETRTSAELGSAEKDAVSHRGLALRELLPYLHELA